The genomic interval AGTATACGTGGGGCGGCTCCACGCTCAACATCATGACCTCGATGTGAGTCGCGCAACCGCGACTCCAGGCGTCAAAAGAGGAAGCCCGGCGATGCCATTCGCCGGGCTTCAGCGCGTCCAGACAAGGAGCGCGATGCTCAAGAGCGCCATGGCTATCACGCCCAGGTCTCGGCCGCGCACTCGCCACTCGGGCAGCAGGGCGGAGGGAGGCGGAACTTCAAACAGCCGGCGCGCCTCCATGGCATCCGCCGTCGTCTCACCGAATCGAAGCATGCGGATGACAAACGGCGCAATGACGTTGGCCACGTCCACAAGCGCTCGCGAGGTGCTCTGCGTGCGCCCGGCGTTCTGCAGGCGAACGCGGTAGGCGTACCACTGTTCTCGGTAGATGACCTCGACCGCGGGGATGAACCGGGTGACAAGCGCGCCAAACCAGCTGGCGACGAGTCGCTGCCGGCGCGGCACGACGCGGGCCAGAGCGCCATCGACCAGAGCGGCAAACTGGAGCGATGAAAACCGCGCGAGCGCCAACTGGCCGATCTGCAGGAAGCACCAATACGGCACAACTTCGAGAAATGTGTGCTTCGCCGCGGTGGGATGAAAGGCCCAGCGCGCGTGGAACGGCGGCCCCAGCTGAAGGCCGCTCACGGCGCACGCAAGGATGGCAAAGCTCCCCCAGGTCCACGTCAGGCGCAGGGTTGTGCGCAGGGGCGCGCGCAGCGCGGCCAGGAGCGCGACGGTGGCGATCACGGCGACGAGATCGCCCGCCGGCCGATGCACGAGCGCGATGGCAATCGTGAGCGCCGTGAGCGCCAGCCAGCGCAGGGCAGGGTGAAAGGCGCTCGCACTGTTTTCTGCACTGCGCTCTGGCGGCGCGGCCTCACCCGCGGCGGCGTACGCCAACCCGCTCGAGGCGTCCGGAGCCGCGGCCGCTGGCTGGGCGTCATGGCGCGAAGCCTCGGCGGCCGTATCCTCCCCGCCGCATCCGGCTTGCGACTCCAAGAGCCGGGTGGCCAGACCTTCCGGGCGGTAGAGGCCGGGCTCGGGGCCGCCGGTTGGCGCGAGGGCCAAGGCGAGCCGAACGGAAGGCGGGATGGGGACGCCGTCCTGTTTTAAGGCCTCGGCGGCCTCTCCAAATGCCTGGGGCGTCCCGTCGAAGACGAGGCGGCCATGGGCGAGCGCCAGTACGCGGGTGGCGCCAAACAGCGCCTCGTCGAGATCGTGCAGCGCCGTGATGGCAAGACCGCCCTGCTTCACAAATCGCGCGATCTCGTCGAGTAGTTCGGCGCGAGACGCCGCGTCGAGCCCGCTTGTCGGCTCGTCGCAGAGGAGCACATGGCCAGGCCGCGCGAGCGCCATGGCGTAGACAAACTTGCGCTGCATGCCGGTCGACAGGCGGGACGGGAGATCATCCGGCTTGAGATGGCCAAGGCCGAGGGGAGCGAGCCGAGGCACCACCCATTCGCCCCATCCGCGCCGGACCTCGGCGCTTGGCATCCGCAGGCTTGCCGCGAACTCCTCCGCCGCAGAGGTGGCAATGAGGAGCCGCTCCGGCGCCTGAGGAAGGTACGTTCGCTGCACCTCTCCCTCGCCTGCCTGCGGGCGGTAGGCGATTTCGCCGGCCGTCGGCGCCGAAATCCCCGCCAGCGCGTCGAGCAGTGTCGACTTTCCCGCGCCGTTTCGCCCCACGAGCAAAATCCACTCGCCGGCCGACGCTTCAAACGAGATGTTCGACAGAACCGGCGTCGCTCCGCGCGCGACGGTCACGGATTTCACCTGCAACAGCACGCCGCCATCCCTCCACAAACTCTTGTTCTGTGAGCGGTGCGAAGTTCGCCCCCGTCGCTTCGCGGATGTGGCGCGCTGCCCGAACCAGGTAGGGCGGCTTCAAGTCGAGATCGTCACAAGGGGCATGCCCGTCCCATCCGTAGAAGAAGGCCCGAGGCGACATCGGCTCGCTCATCGTGCCGCCCTTCATCACCGTCACCGCGTCCGCCGCGAGCACGTCGTCCATGTCGTGCGTGACGAGGAGCACGGTTCGTCCGGTTTGCGCGAGCTGCCGAAACAGGGCGCGCATGGAGGACCGGGCATCGGGATCGAGTTCCGCCTGCGTCTCGTCCATCAGGAGCACGTCGGCGCCGGACGCGAGCGCTCCTGCCACCGCGAGCTTCGCCATCTCGCCGCCGGAAAGCGCGTCCACCGGGCGATCCGGGGGCACCCCAAGTCCCACGGTCTGCATCCAACCGCGAATCTCGCGTCGAAGCGCGTCTTTGTCCGGTGTGGGCTTGCCGAGGTGCGTGGCGCGCGCGGCGATGGCGACAGCGAGTTCCTCTTCGACCGTCTGTCCGACAAAGCTCGCCGCGGGCGGCTGGAAGCCCATCTGCACGCGCCATCTCGCGGTGTGCCATGGCTTACCGTGCACGTCGATCTCGCCCTGAAACCGCGCCAGTCCCACCAGCGCTCTGAAGAACGTCGTCTTTCCTGCGCCGTTTGGCCCGACGAACGCCATGACGCACCCGCGGGCGATCTCGCCGGACACATCGCTCAACACGGGCTTGGCGGCGCCGGGTGGCGTGACCGACAGTCGCCGCCACGCGAGTGCGGGAGGTTCCACCCCGGCTGCGCCCCTGTGCTGCGTGAAAAGGTTCGACGGTGTGTTCGACATGGGACGCCCTCCGCTCGCATTCGAGGTTGTCTTCGATGCTTATTGTCAACTATAATCTCTTCTTGGGTTAACAATATCATATCCATTCAGGGGAGTGGTCAAGTTTCATGGCCAAAGTTCGCGGACTCATCTTCTGTGCGCTCTTCATCGCTATCTTCGCCGTGCTGAGCCTGGTGCAGATTCCGGTCGGCTCGGTGCCCATCACGCTCGAGACGCTCGTGGTGCAGGTGTGCGCCGGCTTGCTCGGCCCCTGGTACGGCGCGCTGACCTTCGTCCTCCTCATTGTACTGGATCTCATTGGCCTTCCACTCATCGGCGGCCACGCCGGTCCAAGCCTCATGCTCGGCCCGACGGCGGGCTACATCTGGGGCTGGCCGTTCTGCGCGCTCTTCGCTGGCCTCGCCATCGCGCGGGTGCGCCCCGGATCTCGCGGCGAGATCGCCAAGCTTATCGCCATCCTGTTTGTGTTGGGCGATCTCGTCTGCTACATCCCGGGCG from Alicyclobacillus acidocaldarius subsp. acidocaldarius DSM 446 carries:
- a CDS encoding ATP-binding cassette domain-containing protein is translated as MLLQVKSVTVARGATPVLSNISFEASAGEWILLVGRNGAGKSTLLDALAGISAPTAGEIAYRPQAGEGEVQRTYLPQAPERLLIATSAAEEFAASLRMPSAEVRRGWGEWVVPRLAPLGLGHLKPDDLPSRLSTGMQRKFVYAMALARPGHVLLCDEPTSGLDAASRAELLDEIARFVKQGGLAITALHDLDEALFGATRVLALAHGRLVFDGTPQAFGEAAEALKQDGVPIPPSVRLALALAPTGGPEPGLYRPEGLATRLLESQAGCGGEDTAAEASRHDAQPAAAAPDASSGLAYAAAGEAAPPERSAENSASAFHPALRWLALTALTIAIALVHRPAGDLVAVIATVALLAALRAPLRTTLRLTWTWGSFAILACAVSGLQLGPPFHARWAFHPTAAKHTFLEVVPYWCFLQIGQLALARFSSLQFAALVDGALARVVPRRQRLVASWFGALVTRFIPAVEVIYREQWYAYRVRLQNAGRTQSTSRALVDVANVIAPFVIRMLRFGETTADAMEARRLFEVPPPSALLPEWRVRGRDLGVIAMALLSIALLVWTR
- a CDS encoding ABC transporter ATP-binding protein, which produces MEPPALAWRRLSVTPPGAAKPVLSDVSGEIARGCVMAFVGPNGAGKTTFFRALVGLARFQGEIDVHGKPWHTARWRVQMGFQPPAASFVGQTVEEELAVAIAARATHLGKPTPDKDALRREIRGWMQTVGLGVPPDRPVDALSGGEMAKLAVAGALASGADVLLMDETQAELDPDARSSMRALFRQLAQTGRTVLLVTHDMDDVLAADAVTVMKGGTMSEPMSPRAFFYGWDGHAPCDDLDLKPPYLVRAARHIREATGANFAPLTEQEFVEGWRRAVAGEIRDRRARSDAGSVEHLV
- a CDS encoding biotin transporter BioY; the encoded protein is MAKVRGLIFCALFIAIFAVLSLVQIPVGSVPITLETLVVQVCAGLLGPWYGALTFVLLIVLDLIGLPLIGGHAGPSLMLGPTAGYIWGWPFCALFAGLAIARVRPGSRGEIAKLIAILFVLGDLVCYIPGVLWLRHVVPSLHPWGSALAGGVWPFLPGDFVKSVLAAVIVARVRRVYPTERLLRGARYAAESSAAES